The region AGGTATAAAGCAGAAGTATAAGTATAACCCGCAGGAGATGCAAAGTACGGCGCGTCTCTACAATCAGGGCAGAAACCTACCTACAGCTTCATCCAGCGCTGTATCTCCTTTTCGGCGAATTTCTCATCGCGCCAGCCTACAAACTTGGTGTTCGATGATTTGTTGTAGTTCGAGAACCAGATCTGAAGGATGGCCTTGGCGCCCGGGTAATTCTTGCTCAGGCTCTCGTAGCTGGTGGCGTCGACCCTGCGCTCGCTTGGCCGCGACGGTACGGCTACAATGATGTGGCGCAGCTCCCCGTAGTTTTCGAGCTGTATCAGGCCTACCGGAATCACCTCCATCTCCGTGCCCGGCTCCCGCCGCTCCGCCAGCACCAATACCTCCAGCCCTCTGCCATCTTTGTCTATCTCCGTGGAAGGTATAAAGCCCAGGTTGCCCGGGTAGGGGAGGAAATCTACCTCACGCTCATGGCCCGCGTTCAGGTCCGGCACAAACTCCCGCTGCTCCCTGTCATACACCAGCCTGCGGGTATTTCCTGCG is a window of Pontibacter kalidii DNA encoding:
- a CDS encoding inorganic diphosphatase, producing MKRHTLYLLPLLLFLASCKTDYAELPTYSANKQLQAVVETPAGNTRRLVYDREQREFVPDLNAGHEREVDFLPYPGNLGFIPSTEIDKDGRGLEVLVLAERREPGTEMEVIPVGLIQLENYGELRHIIVAVPSRPSERRVDATSYESLSKNYPGAKAILQIWFSNYNKSSNTKFVGWRDEKFAEKEIQRWMKL